From Candidatus Aminicenantes bacterium:
CTCGGGCATCAAGATGGCCTTCCAAAAAGACAGCGAAGTCCATCCCGAGCGCAACCCGGTCTTGCGCCTCTCGCGGCGGCTGATCCCGGTGACCAAGGACTACCACCGCGGTCAATTTTTTGTGCGCGGCGCCGGCCGTAGGCTGGCCACGCCGTTGTTCATCGTCCTGCTGGTGGTGGAAACCACCGACATCATGTTCGCCGTCGACTCCATCCCGGCCATCCTGGCCATCACCCTCGACACCTTTATCGTCTACGCTTCCAACGTGTTCGCCATCCTGGGCCTGCGCGCGCTCTACTTCGCGCTGGCCGGCGTGATCGAGCTGTTCCACTACCTCCACTACGGGTTGTCGCTGATCCTGGTTTTCGTCGGCGTCAAGATGCTCATCAGCGACCTCTACAAGATTCCGACGCCGATCGCCCTCGGGGCGGTGGGGCTGATCCTGACCCTTTCCATCGTCCTTTCCCTGCTGCTGCCGCCGAAGCCCAAGGAGCCGTGCGACGCGCAAAGTTCCAAGTGACGCGTAATGAGTGACGAGCAAAGATAAAAATAAAATCCAAATTCCAAGCACCAAATCACAAACAAGCACCAAATTCCAATAACCAAAATGAAGGCGCCAGGTGATTCCTAGGTCCAGAATTTGTAAGGGTTTGATTAATCAAACCCCTACCTGCCTTTGTTTTTTTCCTCATTTTGGACATGGGTATTTAGAAATTGGAATTTTATTTGGAATTTGTGATTTGTTATTTTGATCCCTATATCACTGGGCACTTGTCACTCATCACTTAGTCCAGGCATTCCGAATCACTTGATTTAAGGTCAATTCTGCGCTACAATCACCTCTCATGAAAAAC
This genomic window contains:
- a CDS encoding TerC family protein; translation: MHHQLWVWIVFNLFIFLLLALDLGVFQRKAHAVKLKEALLLSAFWIGISLIFNVFVYFWLGSKPALEFLTGYLIEKSLSVDNLFVFYLLFNYFKVPAANQHKVLFWGILGALVLRFLFIFAGVTLIHRFHWTIYLLGVFLIISGIKMAFQKDSEVHPERNPVLRLSRRLIPVTKDYHRGQFFVRGAGRRLATPLFIVLLVVETTDIMFAVDSIPAILAITLDTFIVYASNVFAILGLRALYFALAGVIELFHYLHYGLSLILVFVGVKMLISDLYKIPTPIALGAVGLILTLSIVLSLLLPPKPKEPCDAQSSK